GCTGCTACCATCAGCCAAAAGGAACATAAGCCCTTTGACAACCTTAAACTAAAGTTTAAATGCTCTTACCAGCTTGCCGGCATCCCGATAGAGGAGCAAGGTGTGATGTCTGTCTCTCTAAAATGAACAGAAGGTGATTCCTTTTCTCGTTTTTCAAAGTAAAGTATATTATAAGTATTACATTTGTTATGTGTTCGTAATTCTTTATCATAAGCCATCTTATTAGTGTTACATCGTGTTGTTTGGCTCGTCATTTGACAATGACGCGTTTCCAACGtgtggtgatgatgataaccATGcaccttcaagaaatgagAAGTCCGCGTTTAAAAGGTCGTTTTCGATGACCTCCAAATTTAAGTTGGCGCCAGCGACCGAGTGTGGAGACCCACTGGGCGTCGAAGACTTCTGTGGGCTACGAGCTACTTCTGAAACCACCATATTACTGTCTCGAACAGTACGACGTCGGTTCATTGCTAGTTGAATTTCTTCTGGAGTAGGTGTATGATGCGAACCGTTTCCAGAGGGACTGCCGCTATCGTCATTCGTATGCTGCAAAACCTTAGCTTGCTGCTGCCTTCTCTGAatctgttgctgctgctgctgttgcagAATCTGCACCTGTTGGCGTTGCTGAGGGGTGAGCTTAGGGTTCTCCGCAAGCATAGCCAACTGTTGCGGCGTGAGCTGCTTGCGAGGAGCCCTTTTACCCATGGGAACATTCTGATTTCGAGGAGAAGAGATAGCAGGTATAGGAGATGATCTGCTCGAGCGTTGAGcttgttgaatttgttgaGCGTGTTGACCTTGCTTCTGCCTTTGTGTGAGCTTCTGCTGGTAGTTTGCAAGATATGCCACAGCCAGACGGGACACCTGGTCCTTCGAAAGATTGGGATTTCTGGTTTGGATTTGGCTTATAATTGCAGACACCTGAGCTGTTGTAAAACTTATACGAGGGGAACTTCTATGCACAggtgatgaaattgatagGTTCGATGCAACCGGCGACCCCCGGCCAGCATGCTGGCCAGCCGCAGCCGCGAGAACTTGTTCCGGGGTAGGAGCAGGTGTGGATGGGGATGAAAACGTGGAAGCTGGTGGTTGTGTTTGCGGTCTGGCGAGTCCTGCATGGCCTTGCAATGGAGTAGGAACAGTAGAAGACGCTCTAGAACTAGAAGCGGACATGGAGCCACCAACAGAATTACTATCCGCGCTTCTTACTTGACGTACTCTTTGAGCCAAAGCCTGTTTTTGACGCTGTCTCTGAATTTGAACAAGTCTTTGAATCTGCTCGGGCGTATATCctgcagcagaagcagcGGAGACAGTAGCCTGTAAAGACATCGGCCGGGATTGCCCGTGTCTCTGATTTACAGCCATTCCCCCGTCATGCTGATGAACACCATTGGTTACAATGTGACTTGCGGTagctgctgctactgctgaTCTAACGCCATTACCAACAGACGGATTAGCACGGACTCGATCATTGTATCCCTTAGGATTGGCAGCCACATACGCCTGTTGAATTGCCTTGTCACGCTCCCATTTAAGCTTGGAAAGATCCTCTGGACTTGGCGTTTCAAACGAACCTATTTCTGCAGGCTTCCTCTCTTGAGGGGCAGGCCTTTGAATACTCTCCCGTTTCTTCATGAGCTTGCGAATCGCCTCTAACATGGAGGCCCAACGAAGCCTCCTGTTGCCACGCTGAATAGACTCTTGACCAACACCGAGAGGCGAAATACGGCGTCGTGTCGTGGCCTGAACTCTATGCGCGGCCTCGAGCCATTCCTTAGCTGCAATGGTATAAACTCCGCGCATATCACTGAAGCGGAAACGGTTATTTAATTGAATGTATCTCTCAAAGCACTGCCAAGGAGTGCGGCGTTCAATATTGGAGAAGTACCGGAGTGTAGGCTGGGAAGACAAGTGAGCAGATATAATCTCCCAATTGAATGAGAACTCCGTCACATATTTAATGAGATACCTGTCATCCTGAGGAAGCCAGATGGTGGGAATCCGAAGCTCGATATTACGAATCGAAGGAGGTTTGGGTGGTTTAAGCACGTTGAACCGCCTGTACGGGCCAAATAATGCCTTCTGGTAAGTTGCAATATGCTTGTCCGCATCGTCCTGCTGTCGAAATACAATTTTTTCCCACTCGGGTTCCTCATCTGGTGGTGGAAGAAGTGCAGACACATGGCCATACAAGTCTCTATCCACAATATGATCCGGCTCCTTCTCAGAGAATGGGTCATAAGCAGGTAAGTGTTCCACAATTGAAACTTCAGTAGGAGTGAATGTATCCAGGGAAGCATGTAAAAAGAAGTGAGCAGTCTTTTCTAAGGGAGCGTACGACATCATAGGATCATGTCTCAATTTTTCCACTTCCTTTTCAGCCTCAATAACAATTGGCTCTTGCTCTGAAGACACCATAGGAGCATCCCTAATGGTAATCTCCTTTACTGTCTCGTCATCGTTTTCCTTTTTCGAAGAGATCCCTGCGTCGCCATCAACATTTGTGGCTTCCTCGACTACTATGTCCACTAGATTTATTATTTTGGGACCTTCGTGAGTGGAAACATCTTTATCGCAGTCTCCATCTACTTGAGGCTCCCTGATGGATTTATCCTCACCTTCTGCTGATTTTGTCCCTTGATCGTCGACCTCTGGATGGACTTCAGTCGCCGGAGCATCTGCAGAAGCATCTGCACCAGCGTCCGTCATAGTAACATCTTCAGTTACACCATTTGCAGGATATCCTTGTGCATCATTCGAAACCACTTGAACCTCGGTACCTGTCGTCACTTTTGATTCTATCTCGACATCCTTCAAATAAACAATCGGCTTCGTTTTAATACAGCACACCTTACCATAACTCCAGTAATCTTGAACTGCCTGTGAAACGAAATAGCATTGTGCCACCTTAAACCTTCGTTCTTGCTTCATATCTGTAGCCAGCCACTTACTCTCACTTAATAAGTAATCCCAATGGGTCTTTCGTCCTTTCATTAAAAAAGGTTCTAGATATTTTCTTGGTTGCCGTAACGACCAGCTGTGTTTccttttcaattcttctatcCTTGAATATAAGACTGAAACCTTCCCTTCCACAAGGGATGTTTCAAAGGACTCGGAAGTAAGCGTTTTGCGGGCCCTTAAAAGCAATTTTGGCAGCTGAAGCgtttgttgatgatagaACATCTCCGTTAATGATCGCGCTGCTGCAACCTTATGCGGCTTTCTCTCTGGCATGAGTGTAACTAGTAACTTCTTAATCTCCACAT
The sequence above is a segment of the Brettanomyces nanus chromosome 4, complete sequence genome. Coding sequences within it:
- a CDS encoding uncharacterized protein (BUSCO:EOG09341P2L), whose amino-acid sequence is MPTTIPGSFIKGPVKGPISMPANESINEIENIPIEKVKREAIDKRRQDSNNIVKERKRRLSELYCVSRLPLLPLSNDQMLQIKDMLALFLEKNDLEKGYEFSISALAHEKRDLVTEDAENDTRPPKKLQKTLPIQASEILTRKHIELSPDEAPTLSSMIHKYTEQREAGRADEKVKRDLDYENVEIKKLLVTLMPERKPHKVAAARSLTEMFYHQQTLQLPKLLLRARKTLTSESFETSLVEGKVSVLYSRIEELKRKHSWSLRQPRKYLEPFLMKGRKTHWDYLLSESKWLATDMKQERRFKVAQCYFVSQAVQDYWSYGKVCCIKTKPIVYLKDVEIESKVTTGTEVQVVSNDAQGYPANGVTEDVTMTDAGADASADAPATEVHPEVDDQGTKSAEGEDKSIREPQVDGDCDKDVSTHEGPKIINLVDIVVEEATNVDGDAGISSKKENDDETVKEITIRDAPMVSSEQEPIVIEAEKEVEKLRHDPMMSYAPLEKTAHFFLHASLDTFTPTEVSIVEHLPAYDPFSEKEPDHIVDRDLYGHVSALLPPPDEEPEWEKIVFRQQDDADKHIATYQKALFGPYRRFNVLKPPKPPSIRNIELRIPTIWLPQDDRYLIKYVTEFSFNWEIISAHLSSQPTLRYFSNIERRTPWQCFERYIQLNNRFRFSDMRGVYTIAAKEWLEAAHRVQATTRRRISPLGVGQESIQRGNRRLRWASMLEAIRKLMKKRESIQRPAPQERKPAEIGSFETPSPEDLSKLKWERDKAIQQAYVAANPKGYNDRVRANPSVGNGVRSAVAAATASHIVTNGVHQHDGGMAVNQRHGQSRPMSLQATVSAASAAGYTPEQIQRLVQIQRQRQKQALAQRVRQVRSADSNSVGGSMSASSSRASSTVPTPLQGHAGLARPQTQPPASTFSSPSTPAPTPEQVLAAAAGQHAGRGSPVASNLSISSPVHRSSPRISFTTAQVSAIISQIQTRNPNLSKDQVSRLAVAYLANYQQKLTQRQKQGQHAQQIQQAQRSSRSSPIPAISSPRNQNVPMGKRAPRKQLTPQQLAMLAENPKLTPQQRQQVQILQQQQQQQIQRRQQQAKVLQHTNDDSGSPSGNGSHHTPTPEEIQLAMNRRRTVRDSNMVVSEVARSPQKSSTPSGSPHSVAGANLNLEVIENDLLNADFSFLEGAWLSSSPHVGNASLSNDEPNNTM